One Thiocapsa sp. genomic window, ATTGCTTGATCTCGCCTTGCCGCCTGCTGCGGCGGAGCTGCTCGCTGCGGCGCCGCGCGTCACGGTGGCAGATACCACCGCCGAGCTCATGGCCCTCGCGGTGCGCGATGCGCCCGGTGACGGACGACATGGCCCTGTGCTACCCCTCCATCGAGAAGGAGAGAGCGCCCATTGGAACGATTCGAGCACCGATTCCACCACCCGCACCAGCGCTCCTTCGACCGGGCGCCGGCGGCCCTGCGCCGCCGCGTGTTCGGGGTCGACTATCTCCAGCTGAGGGGCAAGCAGTCCGGCGACCTCTTCGTCACCCGCCACGGTTAGCCGGTGCTCGAATCGATCCTGCCGTCACATTGGTTCGTCGGCGAGCCGCCGCCCGAAGCGCAGCCCCACCCATCCTCTACAGAGACCCTGTCCGACCCATGAGAGACGCGCGCACATTCAACCGCTGGCTGGTGGTCGCCGGGGCCCTGATTGTCCAGGTGAGCCTCGGCGCCGTGTACATCTGGAGCGTGTTCCAGACCCCCCTGCTGGGCGTCTTCCCCGGCTGGTCGGAGGCGCAGGTGACCCTGCCGGCCCAAATCGTCATCGCGACCTTCGCCCTGGCCGTGATCTTCGGCGGCCAGATACAGGACCGGCTCGGCCCGCGGGGCGTCGGTACCATCGGCGGCGTCGTGTTGGGAACGGGGCTGATCCTCGCGGGGCTGACGGGCAACTTCTCCGAGGAGGAGGCCCTCTTCTGGCTGGTGGGCACCTACGCGGTGCTCGGCGGCATCGGCATCGGCATGGCCTACGTGTGCCCCATCGCGACCTGCGTGAAGTGGTTCCCGGACCGGCGCGGCCTGATCACCGGCCTGGCGGTGGCGGGCTTCGGGGCCGGCGCCTTTTTCTTCGCGCCGCTGGCGCGGGCCCTGATCACGGGTGGTTCCTACCAGCTCTTCGGGATCGGACTCTTTCCGCTCCCCCGGGCCGGGATCTTCGGCACCTTCACCGTCCTCGGTTGCATCTTTCTGGTCACGGTGGTGCTCGGCGCGCAGCTGCTGCGCAACCCGCCGGCCGGATACTGTCCGCCCGGATGGACGCCCCCGGCGCCCGCAGCGGGCACGGTGCATGCCGAATTCACGCCGCGGCAGATGCTGCGCACCCCGGTGTTCTGGGTCTTGTGGGTCACCTACCTGGCCGGCAGCACGGCCGGGCTCATGATCATCATGAAGGCCGCACCCATCTGGCAGAGTTTCAGCCTGGCGACGGTGGCCGAGATCCCGGTGCCCCACGAGCACTTCGTCGCCGTTTCCTCGGCTGCGGCCATGGCGGTAGCGGTGTTGGCCATCTTCAACGCCGGCGGGCGCATCCTCTGGGGACGGGTGTCCGACACCTTCGGACGAGAGCGCACGCTGATGCTCATGTTCATCCTTTGCGGCCTGCTCCTGCTCGGACTTGACTGGATGCGGGCGTATCCCCTCTATCTTCTGGGCGTGTCGCTGATCGCCCTGTGCTTTGGCGGCTATCTCGCCCTCTATCCCGCGGTGGCCGCCGACTACTTCGGAACCCGCAACATCGGCGTCAATTACGGCCTGTTGTTCACCGCCTACGGCGCCGGCGGCCTGCTCGGACCCCACCTGGCCGCCTCCTTGATGCACGACGCGGGCGGCATCGACTATCAGGTGCTCGACGCGACCGACGCACTGGCGACCCGGTTGTTCCAGCTCGGCGAGTACCACACGGCCTTTATGGTCGGAGGCGTCATCTGTCTGGCCGCGGCCGCCCTGATGCTGGCC contains:
- a CDS encoding OFA family MFS transporter, producing the protein MRDARTFNRWLVVAGALIVQVSLGAVYIWSVFQTPLLGVFPGWSEAQVTLPAQIVIATFALAVIFGGQIQDRLGPRGVGTIGGVVLGTGLILAGLTGNFSEEEALFWLVGTYAVLGGIGIGMAYVCPIATCVKWFPDRRGLITGLAVAGFGAGAFFFAPLARALITGGSYQLFGIGLFPLPRAGIFGTFTVLGCIFLVTVVLGAQLLRNPPAGYCPPGWTPPAPAAGTVHAEFTPRQMLRTPVFWVLWVTYLAGSTAGLMIIMKAAPIWQSFSLATVAEIPVPHEHFVAVSSAAAMAVAVLAIFNAGGRILWGRVSDTFGRERTLMLMFILCGLLLLGLDWMRAYPLYLLGVSLIALCFGGYLALYPAVAADYFGTRNIGVNYGLLFTAYGAGGLLGPHLAASLMHDAGGIDYQVLDATDALATRLFQLGEYHTAFMVGGVICLAAAALMLAVRAPHAPLTDPARCSDMRPTGIQPVGQGSEPA